The genomic DNA CTGCCGGAAAAGACGTTCCGGAACATCTCGGCATGGCGCTGGTTGAACCCCGCGCGGGTTTCCCACCGCATGCCGAGGATATTCGTGAAGCCGACGTCGTCGCTGCAGGCCGCGCCGTAACCGTCCGCATCGCCCCGGGTCCAGGCGGCCGCCTGTTGTGCGATGATACCGTGGATCTCCTCTTCGTCAGCATTCATCTGTCGCGTTCCGCCTCTGCCACGCTGGCCGCCAGCAGTGCCTGCGCGGTCCAGAGCGTCACCCGCTCGGCGGCAGCGGGTGTCAAGCCCTGAGTGTCCTGCAGCAGAAAGAGCGAATCCATCCCGACGCACGAAACCAGGGCCGATATCAGCCGGGCGAACCGCCGGTGGCCGAGTCGAGCGCGCACGGGCGAGACGGCTGACGTCAGCCATTCGATGCGACGATAGCCGCGGACCGGGCGGGTTCCGGTCGTCCGCCCGGTGGTGAGCCGAATCATCGTTCGCAGCAGCGCGGCGTGCTCCACCGCGAGGCGATGCATCACGTGCACCGTGGCGGCCAGTTGCAGCTCAGCCTGTTCGATATCGTTCAGCGCGGTGGTCGTTGCCGGCAGGGCGGCCGCGACGGCGGTTTCCACTTCAGGTCGCAGCCCCTCGAGCGCGGCTTCGACCAGCAGCTGGTCCTGTGTCGGGAAATACCGATAGGCGGTGCGCCGCGAGATGTCGGCGGCATCGGCCACTTCGGTCACCGACGGCGTCTGCCCCATGGCGATGAGCCGCGCTGCGGTCGCCAGCAGTGCGCCCCGGGTGCGCCGTTTCTGGCCGCCGCGCGGGTCCGCCGGAGAAACGTTGCCACCCCCACTTGATGATCGGGACATCGATGGCTCCGGCTTGACGGGGACCGGGACGAAACGTAAACTTGGCCGCAAATGGCACAACAGTGTCATTGTGACATTTCGTTGCCATTCCGTCTGGATCCGGTCCGCGGCCGGCATCGGTGCGATCCAGGCCCATCCGTCGATGCCGGTCTCCGCGCAGGGAGGGGTTCATGACCAGGAATCAGAAATCCGCGGCGGCAACACGTGTCGCTGCCGGTGTGCTCGCCGTGGCAACCGCCATCATCACGATCGCGTGTTCCGGAGACTCCGCCACCGATCAGGCTCCCGTGACTCAGTACGGGACTACCGTCACGGTGGGCAACGGCATCGCCCGGTCGTATCTCGTGCTGCGGAACGGCACGCCGATCGAGTTGGGAGTGGCGCTGAGTCAGGGCGCGCTGGACGGCCTGCCGACCGCACCCCAGATGGGCGGCTACGAGTATCTCCTACCGCTTCCGGCTGGCAACACGACGCAGTACCAGGTGGTGGGATTGAACTGGAACCCGACGGGCCATCCGCCGCCGATGGTGTACACCGTGCCGCATTTCGACTTCCACTTCTACATGCAATCGCTGGCGGACCGAAACGCCATCGATCTCTCGGATCCGTCCTTTGCCACCAAGGCCGCCAATCTGCCGACCGCCGACTTCCGTCTGGCCGGCTACGTTGCCGACCCTCCGGCGAACGCAATTCCACACATGGGCCTGCACTGGACCGACTCAAACGCCCCGGAATTCCACGGCCAGGCGTTTACGCGGACCTTCATCACGGGATCGTGGAACGGCCAATTCACCTTCTTCGAACCGATGGTGACGCGCGCCTATCTCCTGACCGATCCGAACGACTCAGTGCCGGTAGCGAGCGCCACCGAACGCGCCATCAGCGGGTATTATCCGACGGCGTACCGGGTCAGCTGGGATCAGACCACGACGGAATGGCGGATTGGGTTGGCAGGGCTCACCAAATAGCAGGGATGTAGTGGTCGCGGGCCAACGCCCTTGCTTGGCCCACGTCCATCTCCGATGCGCTATTCCTTGTCTTCGTACTGCTCCTTCAACTTCGCCACCACCTTGGGATCCGCGAGGGTGGTGGTGTCGCCCAGGGCCCGTCCCTCCGCCACGTCGCGCAGCAGCCGGCGCATGATCTTTCCTGAACGCGTCTTCGGCAGGTCGGCGGCGAAGATGATGTCGTCCGGCCGTGCGATCGCACCGATCTTGGTGGCGACGTGCTTGCGCAATTCGTCGGCGAGCTCGGGCGTCATGGCGCGACCGTCCTTGATGATCACGAACGCCGCGAGCGCCTGTCCCTTGAGCTCGTGCGCCTTTCCGACCACCGCCGCTTCTGCCACGGCGGGGTGATCGACCAGGGCACTCTCCACTTCCATCGTCCCGATCCGGTGGCCGGCGACGTTGAGCACGTCGTCGACGCGGCCGAGGATCCACCAGTAGCCGTCTTCGTCGAGCTTCGCGCCGTCGCCGGCGAAGTAGCGTCCCGGGAATCGGCTCCAGTAGGTGTCCTGGTATCGCTGGTCGTCGCGATAGATGGTGCGAAGCATCCCCGGCCACGGCGACGTGAGCGTCAGAAACCCGCCGCCCTGTGCCATCGGCCTGCCACTTGAATCGACCAGTTCTGCATCGATCCCCGGAAACGGCACCGTCGCCGATCCCGGTTTGGTGGTGATCACACCAGGGAGGGGCGTGATCATGATGCCGCCGGTCTCGGTCTGCCACCAGGTATCGACCACGGGACAGCGGCCGCCGCCGATCTGTTCGTGATACCAGATCCACGCTTCGGGGTTGATCGGCTCGCCAACAGAGCCCAGGAGGCGCAGCGACGAGAGGTCGTGTTTCGCGGGATGCTCGGTCCCCCACTTCATGAACGCGCGGATCGCCGTCGGCGCGGTGTAGAGAATCGTGACTTGATAACGCTCACAGATCTCCCAGAAGCGGTCGCGCTCCGGCCAGTCTGGTGCACCTTCATACATCACCACCGTGGTGCCGCACGCCAGCGGGCCGTAGACGACATACGAATGCCCGGTGACCCAGCCGATGTCGGCGGTGCACCAGAAGACGTCGCCGTCGCGGAGATCGAAGACGTACTTCGTCGTCGCGGCAACCTGGGTGAGATATCCGCCGGTGGTGTGAACAATCCCCTTCGGCTTCCCCGTGGTCCCCGATGTGTAGAGGATGAAGAGGAGATCCTCCGCATCCATCCGCTCCGGTTCGCACTGCGCCGATTGCGCGTCAATCGCAACATGCCACCAGAGATCGCGTCCCGCAGTCATCGGACATGCCGCCGGATCGATGTCGCCGCCGCGCTGCACCACGAGGCAATGCCGAATCGTCGGGCATTCTGCCAGTGCTTCGTCGGCAAATTTCTTGAGCGGCACCACCTGGCCTCGGCGAAAGCCGCCGTCGGCGGTGATGCAGCAGACCGCTTCGGCGTCGTTGATCCGATCGCGCAGCGACTCCGCGGAGAAGCCGCCGAACACCACCGAGTGCACCGCGCCGATCCGGGCGCATGCGAGCATCGCGATCGCCGCCTCCGGGATCATCGGGAGGTAGATCGCGACGCGGTCGCCGCGCTTGACGCCCAGGGCGCGCAAGGCGTTCGCCGCGCGGCAGACGTCGGCGTGCAGCTGGGCATAGGTGAGGACGCGGCGATCGCCGCGCTCACCCTCCCAGAGAAGCGCCGCCTGATCGCGCTTGCTCCCGGTGAGATGGCGGTCGAGGCAGCTCACCGACGCGTTGAGCTGTCCACCGAGGAACCACCTGGCGTGCGGTGGATTCCAGTCGAGGACGGTGTGCCAGGGAGTGAACCATTCGAGTTCTGCGGCCTGCGCGGCCCAGAAGCCGATCCGATCGGTGCGCGCCGCGGTGTAGGTCGCGGCGGTCGCCTGCGCCTTGGCGGCGAATGCCGGTGAGGGCGGAAAACGCCGCTCTTCGGTCAGCAGGGTATCGAGTTGGTCTGTCATCAGAGGAAGGTGCGGCCGGGCCGGGCGGAGGAAAAGGGGGTGAGGGGGGACGGTGGGGCGGCAAGGATCGGCACGGGGCGGCGATATGGCAGGGGTCGGACCGATGCGCCGTTGCCACAGTCATCCCGGTTCCGGTCACCCTGCCGATTGCCGCGCCCCATTGGCAAGGCCCTTGCTGTTTTGGGCCATACCAGCGGGGTGGAGGCCCTTTGACCGTGTCGACCGTACAGCCCCAGAATCGGGTGCTGTTCGCACCAGAAAACCTCGGACTTGCGACCCGTGAGGGATTTCGCGAGCAGGCCAACGTCCTGCTCGACGAAATGGGCGCGGGGCGTGGCCAACTGGTGATCGACCTGGCGCAGACCCGCGAGATCGATTCGTCGGGGCTGAGCGCACTGGTGATGATCCATCGGCACGCGACCGAGCGCCGCCAGCGCGTGGTGCTGAGCAACGTCGGCGCCGAGATCCAGTTCCTCCTGGTCCTCACCAAGCTCGACGACCTCTTCGTCTTCGCCGCCGAGGAGTGATCGGGAGGGGCGCCACCACGCCCTTTCGCGCTGATCAGCCGCGTTCTCCACCACTATAATTCCGCCGCAGATGACCCCAACCGGCACCCCTCTCGTCGAGGTCCGTGGGCTCGGCCGCCGTTTCGGCGCGGTCCGGGCGCTCCGGTCGGTCGACCTCGTGATCGGTCCGGGCGAGGTCGTTCTCCTCGCCGGCCCGAACGGCGCCGGGAAGTCGACGCTCCTCCGGTCGCTCGCCGGGTTGTCGCGCGCCGACACCGGCTCGGTGCGAATTCTCGACCGCGTTCTCGCCGGGAATCCGGCGGCTCGAAGCGCGGTGGGATTTCTTTCCCATCAGAGCTTTCTGTACGACGATCTCACTGCGCGGGAGAACCTGCGTTTCGCGGCGACACTGCACGGAATCGCGTCATCGGAGCGCGAACTCACCGCACTCCTCGATGCAGCGGGACTGTTGCAGGCGGCCGACACCCGCACCGGGACGCTGTCGCACGGGTTACAGCAGCGGCTCGCAATTGCGCGCGCCACGCTGCATGCGCCGGTGCTCCTCCTCCTCGACGAACCGTTTACCGGACTCGACGCCGCGTCGTCGGATCTGCTGCGAAGCAGGATCGCCGATGATCGCGCCCGCGAACGGACGGTGGTCTGCGTCACGCATCAACCGGCCGAGATCTGGGAGCTCACCACACGGGTGGTCGTGCTGGCGCGCGGAATGGTTGTCTTCGATGGGCCGCGGCCGGCGTCGCTTGACGAGTTCGCGGCAACGTACCGCGGCGCGATCATATGACGTTCGGTCGTGCCGTGCTGGCGATCGCCGGCAAGGATTTGCGGATCGAATGGCGACACCGCACCGCCTTCACCAGCGCCGTGGTGTTCGCGGTGCTGGTGCTGGTGATCTTCGTCTTCGCCCGAGACCAAGGGAGCGTGCGGCTCGCCGACGTGGCGCCGACGGTGCTCTGGGTGATGCTCGCCCTCGCGACGGTGGTGACGCTCAATCGCGCATTTCTCCTCGAGCGGGAGCATCGCGCCCTCGAGGGGATTCTCCTCGCACCGATTCCCGTCGTGGCGCTCTTCTGGGGAAAGTGGCTTGGGAACCTGGCGCTGGTGCTCGTGGTCGAACTGGTCGCGATTCCACTCTGGGTGCTCTTCTTCAACGTTGCGCCCGACACAAGAATCCTCGGCATCGGTGTCGTGGCGATCCTCGCATCGATCGGATTCACTGCACCCGGGACGTTGTTTTCGGCGATCGCGGTGCGGACGCGATTCGCCGAGCTCCTGCTGCCGGTGTTGTTGCTGCCGTTCGTCATTCCGCCGCTCTTCTTCGCGGCGCAGGCGACGGTGCGACTCCTCGAAGGTGCGCCGGCAGGGGAGCTTTTTGGCTGGCTTAGATTGCTGGCACTCTATGACATCGCATTCCTTGCGCTGGCCAGCATCCTCTTTCCCGCGGTGATCGACCAGTGACATCGGGGAACAATGTCGACCGTGTCATCACTCGCGGCCGCGTGATCACGATCGTGGGACTGATCGGAGTTGCCGCGGTCTACGTCCTCTCGCTCGGCTTCACGCCGCCCGAGGCGAACCAGGGACTCGCCTTCAAGATCCTCTACGTGCACGCGCCGTCGGCGTGGGCGATGGAAACGTCGTTCGTCATGGTCGGCGTGACGGGAGCACTCTTCCTCTGGCTGGGCGATCGGAGGCTCGACGTCTTCGCCGAAGCGTCGGCGACGGTCGGGATGGTCTTTGGCGCAATTTTGCTGCTGAGCGGACCGATCTGGGGGAAGACGATCTGGGGCGCGTGGTGGGTCTGGGATCCGCGGCTGACGTTCACGTTGCTGCTGTATTTGTTGTTCGCGGGTTACTTCGCGCTGCGCTCGTCGCTGCGCGATCCGATCGAGCGGGCGCGCTTCGGTGCGGTGATCGGAATCATGGGCACGGTGCTGGTCCCGTTCATTCATCTCACGGTGTACCTGTTCAACTCGCAGCATCCGATGCCGGTGCTGATGGCGCCGCAGAAATCGCCGTTGCCCTGGGTGCTATTGCGGCCGCTGCTGTTGTCGCTGGTGGCGTTCACCGTGCTGTACGTCGGCTTCGTGACCACGCGGTACGGCATCGGGCTGCGACGACTGGCGGAG from Gemmatimonadales bacterium includes the following:
- a CDS encoding helix-turn-helix domain-containing protein, with protein sequence MSRSSSGGGNVSPADPRGGQKRRTRGALLATAARLIAMGQTPSVTEVADAADISRRTAYRYFPTQDQLLVEAALEGLRPEVETAVAAALPATTTALNDIEQAELQLAATVHVMHRLAVEHAALLRTMIRLTTGRTTGTRPVRGYRRIEWLTSAVSPVRARLGHRRFARLISALVSCVGMDSLFLLQDTQGLTPAAAERVTLWTAQALLAASVAEAERDR
- a CDS encoding DUF5602 domain-containing protein; translation: MTRNQKSAAATRVAAGVLAVATAIITIACSGDSATDQAPVTQYGTTVTVGNGIARSYLVLRNGTPIELGVALSQGALDGLPTAPQMGGYEYLLPLPAGNTTQYQVVGLNWNPTGHPPPMVYTVPHFDFHFYMQSLADRNAIDLSDPSFATKAANLPTADFRLAGYVADPPANAIPHMGLHWTDSNAPEFHGQAFTRTFITGSWNGQFTFFEPMVTRAYLLTDPNDSVPVASATERAISGYYPTAYRVSWDQTTTEWRIGLAGLTK
- the acs gene encoding acetate--CoA ligase — its product is MTDQLDTLLTEERRFPPSPAFAAKAQATAATYTAARTDRIGFWAAQAAELEWFTPWHTVLDWNPPHARWFLGGQLNASVSCLDRHLTGSKRDQAALLWEGERGDRRVLTYAQLHADVCRAANALRALGVKRGDRVAIYLPMIPEAAIAMLACARIGAVHSVVFGGFSAESLRDRINDAEAVCCITADGGFRRGQVVPLKKFADEALAECPTIRHCLVVQRGGDIDPAACPMTAGRDLWWHVAIDAQSAQCEPERMDAEDLLFILYTSGTTGKPKGIVHTTGGYLTQVAATTKYVFDLRDGDVFWCTADIGWVTGHSYVVYGPLACGTTVVMYEGAPDWPERDRFWEICERYQVTILYTAPTAIRAFMKWGTEHPAKHDLSSLRLLGSVGEPINPEAWIWYHEQIGGGRCPVVDTWWQTETGGIMITPLPGVITTKPGSATVPFPGIDAELVDSSGRPMAQGGGFLTLTSPWPGMLRTIYRDDQRYQDTYWSRFPGRYFAGDGAKLDEDGYWWILGRVDDVLNVAGHRIGTMEVESALVDHPAVAEAAVVGKAHELKGQALAAFVIIKDGRAMTPELADELRKHVATKIGAIARPDDIIFAADLPKTRSGKIMRRLLRDVAEGRALGDTTTLADPKVVAKLKEQYEDKE
- a CDS encoding STAS domain-containing protein — encoded protein: MSTVQPQNRVLFAPENLGLATREGFREQANVLLDEMGAGRGQLVIDLAQTREIDSSGLSALVMIHRHATERRQRVVLSNVGAEIQFLLVLTKLDDLFVFAAEE
- the ccmA gene encoding heme ABC exporter ATP-binding protein CcmA; translation: MTPTGTPLVEVRGLGRRFGAVRALRSVDLVIGPGEVVLLAGPNGAGKSTLLRSLAGLSRADTGSVRILDRVLAGNPAARSAVGFLSHQSFLYDDLTARENLRFAATLHGIASSERELTALLDAAGLLQAADTRTGTLSHGLQQRLAIARATLHAPVLLLLDEPFTGLDAASSDLLRSRIADDRARERTVVCVTHQPAEIWELTTRVVVLARGMVVFDGPRPASLDEFAATYRGAII
- a CDS encoding heme exporter protein CcmB, with amino-acid sequence MTFGRAVLAIAGKDLRIEWRHRTAFTSAVVFAVLVLVIFVFARDQGSVRLADVAPTVLWVMLALATVVTLNRAFLLEREHRALEGILLAPIPVVALFWGKWLGNLALVLVVELVAIPLWVLFFNVAPDTRILGIGVVAILASIGFTAPGTLFSAIAVRTRFAELLLPVLLLPFVIPPLFFAAQATVRLLEGAPAGELFGWLRLLALYDIAFLALASILFPAVIDQ
- the ccsA gene encoding cytochrome c biogenesis protein CcsA: MTSGNNVDRVITRGRVITIVGLIGVAAVYVLSLGFTPPEANQGLAFKILYVHAPSAWAMETSFVMVGVTGALFLWLGDRRLDVFAEASATVGMVFGAILLLSGPIWGKTIWGAWWVWDPRLTFTLLLYLLFAGYFALRSSLRDPIERARFGAVIGIMGTVLVPFIHLTVYLFNSQHPMPVLMAPQKSPLPWVLLRPLLLSLVAFTVLYVGFVTTRYGIGLRRLAEEMRDAE